The region GTGGTATCCACAAGGATTAAGCCAGCCACCTGCCGCCCCAAATGTTCTGGAAATAGCCGAGAGAATGTTAGGTTAATCATGCCACCCATGCTGTGTCCGAGCAGGATAACCGGCTTATCTCCCGCTATGGCAACAACGGCTTCTAAATCTCGCGCATATTTTTCTATGGAGTAATCATTATTTTTCGGTCTAGTAGATTTTCCTAGTCCTGGCAAGTCCCAAACAATGACTCGGAAGCGATCGCTTAATTGTCGCTTGGCATAATACCATATCGTACTGTTGGGCCCCCAACCGTGTGACAAGATAATCGGTTGACCATCTTCAGGGCCATAAAACTCTACGTGCAGGACGCTACCATCCGGTCGTTGTACGCGCTGCACGGTTCCAGTACGCATAAGCTTAGGTTCCTCAGCACCTTGACGACGCAGCAGTGGCAAACTAATAAAACTACCGCCAAAAGACCACAGAACCAGCGCTATTCCAGCCACTAAGTAGGGCATTCCCACAAGTTCCCGTTCGTACCACTCATAAAGAATGTAAATCCCCCCGCCAAGTATCCCAATGGATAACAGTTGTACCAGCCATAACAAAAGGAAATTGGGGGGGATGAACACCATGAGCCGAAACCTTTAGGGTAGGATGTCGAGTAAGTTTTCTTCTAACGTCATACCGAGGTTAGACTACAGTCGGCTCAATAGCAAGTAAACTCCTCTAGCAGGTAATCTCCTAAAAGGGGTTTAATCTTGATAGTTGAATTTTTATCTTACCTTCGTAGCTTAGATATTCAGGTTTTTGTCGATGAAGAACGCCTGCGCTGTAATGCCCCTGAAGGAAGCCTCACCGCCGACTTACGTGCAGAGATTGCGGAACGCAAAGCTGAAATTCTCTCCTTTCTAAGGGCAGCTAACGTTACCACAAACGCCACTTCTATCAGTCTTACACCCATTCCACGGGACAGAAATCTCTCTCTATCCTTTGCACAACAGCGGCTATGGTTTCTGGATCAATTAGTACCCAACAATGCTTTCTATAATGTTCCAGCAGCTGTGCGTCTGGTCGGTTCGCTAAATTTAGGGGCGTTGGAGGAGGCTTTTAACGAAATTGTCCGCCGTCACGAAGCTTTACGCACTACTTTTGTAACCGTGGAAGGGCAACCCGTACAAGCGATCGCATCCACTTTAACTGTACCTCTACCAGTAATAGATTTGCGATCGCGAAGCGTCTCTGTTGGCGAAGCCGCCCTGAAAGGGCTAGGAGAATCGCGAAGTGTCTCTGTTGGCGAAGCCGCCCTGAAAGGGCTAGGAGAATTAGAAACCGAAGCGCGACGCATCACCACCCAAGAAGCTCAACGCCCTTTCGATTTGTCCAAAGACCCTTTTCTGCGAGTAACGCTACTGCGGTTGGATGAGTCAGAATATGTGCTACTGCTGGTTCTGCACCACATTGTCTCCGATGGCTGGTCTATGGGGGTACTAATTCGCGAGTTAGCGGCACTTTATACAGCCTTTGCTTCCTGTAAAGACGATAAATTTTCCGTCTTTAAACCTTTACCAGAACTACCCATCCAGTATGCAGACTTTGCCCACTGGCAACGCGAGTGGCTGCAAGGGGAAGTATTGGAAACCCAACTTGCTTACTGGCGGCAGCAATTAGAGGGCATTTCTATCTTAAATTTGCCTACTGACAGACCTCGACCAGCCGTTCAAAGCTACCGGGGTGCAACGCAACTTTTGCAACTACCGAAAAGCCTGAGTAAGGCGTTAGAAGCCTTAAGCCAGCAAGAAGGCGTAACTTTGTTTATGACTTTACTGGCAGCATTTCAAACCTTGCTGTACCGCTACACGCAGCAAGAAGATATTGCCGTAGGTTCGCCAATTGCAAACCGCAACCGCAGTGAAATTGAAGGGTTAATTGGTTTTTTTGTCAATAGTTTGGTGTTGCGTACCAATTTTGAGGGAAACCCAACATTTCGCTCACTTTTGAGTCGAGTACGAGAGGTATCTCTGGGAGCCTATGCTTACCAAGATTTGCCTTTTGAAAAGCTGGTGGAAGAACTGCATCCGGAGCGCAACTTGAATCAAAATCCCCTGTTTCAAGTGGTGTTCGCACTACAAAATGCGCCAATGTCGCCACTAGAACTACCAGAGTTAACCTTAAGCCCGTTGCAATTTGTTGATACAGAAACAACGCGATTTGATTTAGAATTCCACTTGTGGGAGCAAAAGGAAAATAATGGGTTAGGGGTAGATAGTTCAGAAGGAATCAGCGGCTTTGTCGTATACAGTACCGATTTATTCGATGCAGCCACGATTAACCGGATGCTGGAGCATTTCCAAATATTGCTAGAGGGTATTGTTGCGAATCCAGAGCAACGAGTTTCCGAATTACCGATATTAACTGAAACTGAACTACATCAACTGTTGGTGGAATGGAATAATACCAAGGTAGATTATCCCAAGGATTTGTGTGTTCATCAGCTATTTGAAGCACAGGTAGAGCAGAATAAAGATGCGATTGCGCTAGTATTTGAAGACAAGCCACTCACCTATCAAGAGTTAAATGTCCGCAGCAACAAACTTGCACGTTACCTAAAGAAATTGGGCGTTGGCACGGAAATTTTAGTAGGACTTTGTGTAGAGCGATCGCTTGATATGATTATCGGGATGTTAGCCATCCTGAAAGCAGGTGGAGCATACCTACCTTTAGACCCTAGCTACCCCCCTGAGCGTTTGAGTTTTATGCTTAAAGATGCTCAAGTGCAAGTTATATTAACACATGAACAGTGTATCAAACGCCTTGGGAAGCATAGCTCACAAATAATATGTTTAGATAAAGATTGGGAAACTATTGCCCAAGAAAGCGAAGCTAATACTATCAGTAATGCTACAGGAGAGAATCTTGCTTATGTTATCTATACCTCTGGCACTACAGGAAAGCCTAAAGGGGTTCAAATTGAACATTGCAATTTATTAAATCTCATTTTCTGGCATCAACAAGCGTTTGCAGTTTCACCACTTGACCGGGTAACGCAGGTTGCGGGATGTGCATTTGATGCTTGCACATGGGAAATTCTGCCTTATTTGAGTGCAGGATGTAGCATTTATTTGATTGATGATGAAATAAGAATAGCGCCTGAAAGTCTGAGAGAATTCTTAATATCGAAATCAATAACAATTAGCTTTTTACCGACACCTTTAGCTGAGAAAATTTTGTTATTGGATTGGTCTAATAACGCAGCTTTACGAATATTACTGACAGGGGGAGACAAACTACACCAGTATCCTTCGGCTGAGTATCCTTTCCAGCTAGTTAATAATTATGGCCCAACTGAGAATACAGTTGTGACAACATCGGGTATTCTTCCTGCTAGAAAGAAAGAAGATCCCCCCAACCCCCCTTATAAAGGGGGGCAAGAAAGGAGCGTAGATGTAGCAGGATCAGGGAATGCGATCGCGCCTACAATTGGTCGTCCCATTGCCAACACTCAAGTTTATGTTCTAGATAAATATTTACAGCCTGTACCCATCGGCGTTGCTGGTGAATTGTACATTGGTGGTGATGGACTAGCGCGAGGTTATTTAAACCGTCCCGATTTAACTGCTGAAAAATTTATTTCTAATCCTTTTAGTAACCAACCAGAAGCACGTCTTTATAAAACAGGGGATTTAGTTCGTTATCAACCAGATGGTAATATCGAATTTTTAGGTCGTCTCGACGAACAGGTGAAAATTCGCGGCTTCCGCATAGAGTTGGGAGAAATTGAAGCCGTACTGAGTCAGCATCCAGCAGTGCTGCAAAATGTTGTAATAACTCGTGAAGATGTACCGGGGGAAAAGCGTTTAGTAGTTTATGTAACGCTAAATTCTGAATACAGCGAACAGAAGCAGATGGAAATGCAATTGCAAGATGAGCAGGTTTCGCAATGGCAGATGCTTTACAACGAAAATTATAATCAACCTGCTGCTGGTTCAGATCCAACATTCAATATTGTCGGTTGGAATAGTAGTTATACTAATAAACCGATTCCAGCAGAACAGATGCGTGAATGGGTAGATAACCAAGTCGCGCAAATTCTGGATTTGCAACCAAGTAGAGTGTTAGAAATTGGGTGTGGAACAGGTTTATTGTTGTTTAGAATTGCGCCTCACTGCAATAAATATTGTGGAACAGATTTTTCCTCGGCTTCACTGAACTACATCCAGCAGCAATTGGCACAATTACCTCAAGTAAAATTGCTTCAGAAGTTAGCGACTGACTTTGAGGAAGTCGAGCCAGAAGCCTTTGATACGGTAATTCTCAACTCGGTTGTGCAATATTTTCCCAGTATTGATTATCTGGTGCGCGTACTGGAGGAAGCAATAAATGCGATCGCTCCCGGTGGCTTCATTTTCATCGGCGATGTGCGTAGCCTCCCCCTATTGCAAGCTTTCCACGCCTCAGTACAACTGACTCAAGCCGAACCCTCCCTCACCCGCGAACAGTTGCAGCAACGGGTAGAAATGCAAATGTTCCAAGAAACGGAGTTAGTAATTGATCCAGCTTTCTTCAGTGCATTAAAGCAGCGATTTCCCCAGATTAGCGACGTACAAATTCAACTAATCCGGGGTCGTTTTCACAATGAATTAACCCAGTTTCGTTATAATGCGATTCTCCAGATTGGGGCTAAAATAGATCCCCCCAACCCCCCTTATGAAGGGGGGCTTCAGAACGTAGAAATAGCTCCCTCCACCCCCGCTTTTCAAGAGGGGCTTCAGAACCCAGAAATAGCTCCTCCTAACGCCCCTTATGAAGGGGGGCTTCAGCTTCAGAACCCCCCTTTTCAAGGGGGGCAGGGGGGATCAAAATGGCTAGACTGGCACGAAAATAACTTAACTGTCTCCGCCGTACATCAGCTATTAGTTAATAACCAACCAGGCCTCTTAACCATTACCAATGTGCCTAATGCGCGGGTAATAGCAGCAGTTAAAACGGCAGAATGGCTCTCAGGCGCAGCAGAATTTAAAACTGCTGGACAGATGCGCGAAGCTTTGCAAAAGCTCCAAAATGTAGGAGTAGATCTAGAAGATGTTTATAGCCTAGATGTCCCTTACAACGTTGATATTAGCTGGTCAAATTCTGGTACTGAAGGACGCTACGATGTAGTATTTGTAAGGAAAGAAATAGACAAGAAAACTACTTTGCCACTCAGCGCTAAATTGCGATCGCTACAATCTTATGCGAATAATCCCCTGCAAGCAAAAGCAGCCCGTAAGTTAATCCCTCAATTGCAGGCTTATCTAACCCAAAAGTTACCTGAGTACATGGTGCCATCGGCTTTTGTGGTGCTGGAATCTCTACCGCTTACACCTAATGGCAAAGTCGATCGCCGTGCTTTACCTGCACCCGAACCAGTCAAACTAGAATTGGCAGGAAGTTATGTTGCACCTCAAACTCCGGTTGAGGAAGTGCTAGTGAAAATTTTTGCTGAGGTTTTGGCAGTTAAACGGGTAGGTATTCACGATAATTTCTTTGAATTAGGAGGACATTCTTTACTAGCAACTCAGCTTGTTTCTAGAGTGCGCGACGCATTCGGGGTGGAGTTACCTTTGCGTAGCGTATTTGAGGCACCGACAATTGCAGAATTATCGAAAGCGATCGCTAGTTTTCAGCAGACCACTACTCAAAGCAAAGCCCCAGCCTTAGTGCCAATTTCTCGTGAAAATCGACGCATGAAGCTATCTTCTCTCAATAAAGAAAACCAACAACCGTGAACCAGATGAAAACCAGCGACCAATTTCCAGAAGATTTCATCTGGGGCGCGGCTACCTCCGCCTATCAGATAGAGGGTGCAGCAACAGAAGGCGATCGCAAACCCAGCGTCTGGGATACCTTCAGCGCCACCCCCGGACGGGTTGAGAATGGCGATACGGGTGCTGTTGCTTGCGATCATTACCATCGCTACGAAACAGACGTAGAACTGATGGCAAAACTGGGCATCAAGCATTATCGCTTCAGTATCGCTTGGCCCCGAATTATTCCTGATGGTCGGGGAAACGTGAATGAAAAGGGAGTCGATTTCTACAAGCGCCTAGTTGATTGCTTGCACAAACACGGGATTACTCCCCACGCCACCTTGTTTCATTGGGACAGTCCTCAAGCACTAGAGGATTTGTACGGTTCTTGGCGCAGCCGGGAGATGGCTTCAGATTTTGCTGACTATGCTACTGCCGTTGTCAGTCGGTTAGGCGATCGCATCACCAACTGGATGACCATCAACGAAATCCCCTGCTTCACTGATTTCGCCTACGATGTGGATAAAGACCCACCCTTTGCCCCTGGCACTCGCGTCAAAACTCGCAAAGAAGTGTGGCAGACTTCTCACCATGCCCTCCTCGCTCATGGAATGGGCTGTCAAGCTATCCGTGCTGCCTCGCCCCTTCCCTGTTCCGTAGCACTTGTAGACAATATTTCTGTCACCGTTCCCCTCACCGAATCAGCGGCTGATATAACCGCGGCTCAGCAAGCTTTCCATACTTCTTGGCTTAATGGTGGGATTATTTTTCCCGCCCTTACGGGTGTCTACAGTCCAGCAATGCTTGAGAAGTTGGGAGCCGATGCCCCAGATATTCAGTCGGGCGATTTGGAAATCATTCACCAGCCCCTCGACGCACTCGGTATCAATATTTACACTGGCACTTATGTTCGTGCGGCTGACAATAAAGACGGTTACGAGTTTCTTGACTTCCCCAAAGGCTACGCGCGAATGAATATGCCTTGGCTGCATATCGTTCCTGAGAGCATCTACTGGGGTATTCGCCATATTAGTGAGACGCTTGGCTGTAAAGATTTGCCCGTATTCATTACCGAGAATGGTTGTGCTGCCGAAGACGAACTAAACGCTCAAGGCGAGGTAATTGATACAGACCGCATTATGTATTTACGCCAGTATTTGAAGGCGGCTCATCGAGCCATTCGTGAAGGCTATCCCCTGAAAGGTTACTTCCTTTGGAGTTTCATGGATAACTTTGAGTGGCCTTATGGTTATAGTCGCCGCTTTGGAATTACCTATGTCGATTACAAGACGCAACAACGCATTCCCAAAGCCAGCTTCAATTGGTATGCAGAGTGCATTCGCCAAAATAGGGTGGTTTAGGAAATCGTGCGATCGCGCCTTAATCATACTGGTGCAAGTGGTGGAGTGGCGCGATCGCGCTACTCTCAAAAGCCGTTGAAAGCTTTAAAGATAGCAATGCTAAAAGTAAAGCCCCAGCCTTACTACTAATTTCTTGTCAAACTTTGCGGATGCGCTTATCTTCATTAAATAAAGAGGAAAAATAGGAGGTTGAGCCGAGATACAAGGTTCGATTTGTTGAGCCAAAATCTAAGGGGTATTGCTCGATCGTTGCTAACTAAGGCGATTTTTATTAAATACTTAAAAATGCTAGAGACTAAAATCCGCAAATATATCACCTACTTGGGAGATTCAGAGTACATGGCTGAGGTTGTTACATCACCTGGCGCAGTTGATACTCTGATTAAGTTACTCCAGAGTAACGACGACAAAATTATTGGCGATACTTGTCTTTTTATTACAGATTTTGTTCTTAGTTGTTCTCGAAACGATACGTGCAAACAATCCTGGGAAAGGGAGCTAAAGCCAGCTGTTATCCCGAAACTAGAGCATCTGGTTCTTGCGGATAACCATTTTATCTGCAAACAAGTAATTTATACGCTAGGAAAAATATGTAGCTACGATAGCGTACCAGTAATGCTTAACGCATTCCACCAACTACGCGATCAAGACCCAATTTTACTACCGCGACTTATAGGAGAGCTATTTTGGCTAGGTGTAGATAATGGTTGGGACGTAATTGACAGCATGGTAGCAAGTAATCAGTATACAACTAGGTGGGCTACCATGACGGCTTTAGATGAATTTGTCTACGACTCGCAAAAAGAGGATGAAACTTTTTTAATGAGGAAAAAGTTTTGTAACCACCTTCGTCACGATGCACATCCGCTAGTGCGAGAAGAAGCCGAATATAATTATAACTTTTTAGAATTACAACGTCGAAAGCATCACGAAAAGATGTCTAAACATGAGTATAAGAAACAGAAAAATTATTTCAGTAATTTAGAAGATTTTTTACAATTTAAAAGTATTGCAACCCATTTTAGTAATTATATGTATGCTCATAATTTACCTACATATACTATAAAAGAGTTAAAACTTTTTATCGATAACCAGTATAAAAAATAAAGCACATTCACCCCTCTCTCAATCAGCCCCCGCAGCATCGATACACTGAAACCAGGACAACATTGATTCT is a window of Funiculus sociatus GB2-C1 DNA encoding:
- a CDS encoding GH1 family beta-glucosidase, with product MKTSDQFPEDFIWGAATSAYQIEGAATEGDRKPSVWDTFSATPGRVENGDTGAVACDHYHRYETDVELMAKLGIKHYRFSIAWPRIIPDGRGNVNEKGVDFYKRLVDCLHKHGITPHATLFHWDSPQALEDLYGSWRSREMASDFADYATAVVSRLGDRITNWMTINEIPCFTDFAYDVDKDPPFAPGTRVKTRKEVWQTSHHALLAHGMGCQAIRAASPLPCSVALVDNISVTVPLTESAADITAAQQAFHTSWLNGGIIFPALTGVYSPAMLEKLGADAPDIQSGDLEIIHQPLDALGINIYTGTYVRAADNKDGYEFLDFPKGYARMNMPWLHIVPESIYWGIRHISETLGCKDLPVFITENGCAAEDELNAQGEVIDTDRIMYLRQYLKAAHRAIREGYPLKGYFLWSFMDNFEWPYGYSRRFGITYVDYKTQQRIPKASFNWYAECIRQNRVV
- a CDS encoding alpha/beta fold hydrolase translates to MVFIPPNFLLLWLVQLLSIGILGGGIYILYEWYERELVGMPYLVAGIALVLWSFGGSFISLPLLRRQGAEEPKLMRTGTVQRVQRPDGSVLHVEFYGPEDGQPIILSHGWGPNSTIWYYAKRQLSDRFRVIVWDLPGLGKSTRPKNNDYSIEKYARDLEAVVAIAGDKPVILLGHSMGGMINLTFSRLFPEHLGRQVAGLILVDTTYTNPVKTCIFSGLIRKLQKPLLEPLLYLTILLSPILWLMTWLSYLNGLLHINVELSGFKGTETRGQLNFAALLSAFGSPGVLARGTLAMFNFEETKTLATINVPVLVVCGASDIATKPVASDRMKAELPQAELVTIKPGGHMVLMEKNQLFSEVVSTFCANC
- a CDS encoding non-ribosomal peptide synthetase; this encodes MLIVEFLSYLRSLDIQVFVDEERLRCNAPEGSLTADLRAEIAERKAEILSFLRAANVTTNATSISLTPIPRDRNLSLSFAQQRLWFLDQLVPNNAFYNVPAAVRLVGSLNLGALEEAFNEIVRRHEALRTTFVTVEGQPVQAIASTLTVPLPVIDLRSRSVSVGEAALKGLGESRSVSVGEAALKGLGELETEARRITTQEAQRPFDLSKDPFLRVTLLRLDESEYVLLLVLHHIVSDGWSMGVLIRELAALYTAFASCKDDKFSVFKPLPELPIQYADFAHWQREWLQGEVLETQLAYWRQQLEGISILNLPTDRPRPAVQSYRGATQLLQLPKSLSKALEALSQQEGVTLFMTLLAAFQTLLYRYTQQEDIAVGSPIANRNRSEIEGLIGFFVNSLVLRTNFEGNPTFRSLLSRVREVSLGAYAYQDLPFEKLVEELHPERNLNQNPLFQVVFALQNAPMSPLELPELTLSPLQFVDTETTRFDLEFHLWEQKENNGLGVDSSEGISGFVVYSTDLFDAATINRMLEHFQILLEGIVANPEQRVSELPILTETELHQLLVEWNNTKVDYPKDLCVHQLFEAQVEQNKDAIALVFEDKPLTYQELNVRSNKLARYLKKLGVGTEILVGLCVERSLDMIIGMLAILKAGGAYLPLDPSYPPERLSFMLKDAQVQVILTHEQCIKRLGKHSSQIICLDKDWETIAQESEANTISNATGENLAYVIYTSGTTGKPKGVQIEHCNLLNLIFWHQQAFAVSPLDRVTQVAGCAFDACTWEILPYLSAGCSIYLIDDEIRIAPESLREFLISKSITISFLPTPLAEKILLLDWSNNAALRILLTGGDKLHQYPSAEYPFQLVNNYGPTENTVVTTSGILPARKKEDPPNPPYKGGQERSVDVAGSGNAIAPTIGRPIANTQVYVLDKYLQPVPIGVAGELYIGGDGLARGYLNRPDLTAEKFISNPFSNQPEARLYKTGDLVRYQPDGNIEFLGRLDEQVKIRGFRIELGEIEAVLSQHPAVLQNVVITREDVPGEKRLVVYVTLNSEYSEQKQMEMQLQDEQVSQWQMLYNENYNQPAAGSDPTFNIVGWNSSYTNKPIPAEQMREWVDNQVAQILDLQPSRVLEIGCGTGLLLFRIAPHCNKYCGTDFSSASLNYIQQQLAQLPQVKLLQKLATDFEEVEPEAFDTVILNSVVQYFPSIDYLVRVLEEAINAIAPGGFIFIGDVRSLPLLQAFHASVQLTQAEPSLTREQLQQRVEMQMFQETELVIDPAFFSALKQRFPQISDVQIQLIRGRFHNELTQFRYNAILQIGAKIDPPNPPYEGGLQNVEIAPSTPAFQEGLQNPEIAPPNAPYEGGLQLQNPPFQGGQGGSKWLDWHENNLTVSAVHQLLVNNQPGLLTITNVPNARVIAAVKTAEWLSGAAEFKTAGQMREALQKLQNVGVDLEDVYSLDVPYNVDISWSNSGTEGRYDVVFVRKEIDKKTTLPLSAKLRSLQSYANNPLQAKAARKLIPQLQAYLTQKLPEYMVPSAFVVLESLPLTPNGKVDRRALPAPEPVKLELAGSYVAPQTPVEEVLVKIFAEVLAVKRVGIHDNFFELGGHSLLATQLVSRVRDAFGVELPLRSVFEAPTIAELSKAIASFQQTTTQSKAPALVPISRENRRMKLSSLNKENQQP